A region of Anopheles merus strain MAF chromosome 2R, AmerM5.1, whole genome shotgun sequence DNA encodes the following proteins:
- the LOC121588967 gene encoding transcription factor 21-like, translated as MSAADVFSYQHSFPSYYGQQFGLASAGSSFEQNRLDSYYNGYGGYPTPSGNSAESFEPVTNSDSFLQQQQLFSICTDTSSSGKGSPLALADPQSLQLLQSLTSDDSSGSSCSSSSAGSECDIPVTVAAPAKSSKSKRGSGVPTVVRKKRRLAANARERKRMKGLNEAFDRLRQYLPSLGNDRQLSKHETLQMAQSYISALAELLD; from the coding sequence ATGAGTGCGGCAGACGTGTTCAGCTACCAGCACAGCTTTCCATCGTACTACGGTCAACAGTTTGGTTTGGCGAGTGCCGGATCGTCGTTCGAGCAAAACAGACTGGACAGTTACTACAATGGCTACGGTGGCTACCCGACACCGAGCGGCAACAGTGCAGAGTCTTTCGAGCCGGTGACAAACAGTGACAGCTtcctgcagcaacaacagctctTTTCCATCTGCACTGACACCAGCAGTAGTGGCAAGGGAAGCCCGCTAGCACTGGCCGACCCGCAGAGTCTGCAACTTCTGCAGAGCCTAACGTCCGATGATAGCAGCGGCAGTAGTtgtagcagcagtagtgccGGTTCGGAATGTGACATCCCTGTGACGGTTGCGGCACCGGCAAAGAGCAGCAAGTCCAAGCGGGGCAGCGGTGTGCCGACGGTTGTGCGGAAGAAGCGTCGTCTGGCGGCCAATGCACGCGAACGGAAGCGCATGAAGGGGCTGAACGAGGCGTTCGATCGATTGCGCCAGTATCTGCCGTCGTTGGGAAATGATCGGCAGCTGTCCAAGCACGAAACACTACAAATGGCTCAATCTTACATCAGTGCGCTGGCGGAACTGTTGGATTAG